The Oncorhynchus nerka isolate Pitt River linkage group LG3, Oner_Uvic_2.0, whole genome shotgun sequence genome includes the window cattgcagttactccacaattctaacctaaatgacagagtgaaaaggaggaaACTTTCTAcagaaaaaaatattccaaaacatgcatcatgtGCATCCTAAAGTgaaaagaaattaactttatgtcctgaatacaaagtattatgtcatgggcaaatccaacacaaaacATCGCTGAGAACCACTCTTCATActgtattttcaagcatggtggtggcttcatcatgttatgggtatgcttgtcatcggcaaggagttttttaaaaataaaaatacatggaATAGAGCTATGCACAGGCAGTgtcctagagaaaaacctggttcagtctgatttccagatactgggagacaaattcccattacagcagaacaataacctaaaacacaagaccaaatataCATTGGAGTTACGTACCAAGACGACACTACATGTTCGGGAGTGGCTTACTTTttacttaaattggcttgaaaatctatggtaagaattgaaaatggctgtctagcaatgatcaacaaccaacttgacagagctaaaaaaaattgtaataatgtccaaatattgtacaatccaggtgtgcaaagcttttagagacttacccagaaagacttactGCTAAAGGTGATTCTAGCATGTATTGACTTGTGtgtgattacttatgtaaattagatatttaggtatttcattttcaataaatgtacaaacatttcaaaaaacatgttttcactttgtcattatgggttattatgtgtagatgagtgtggaaaaatattttttatccatttgaaattcaggctgcaacacatcaaatatggaataagtcaaggggtatgaatactttctgaaagcactgtacatacatactgtacaggaGAGTTGTTGTTTCTGCTGAAGCAGCAAAGCCCCTCAACCACGGCAAGGCGGAGTCCACGAGAGGGGAACAAAAATCTGAAACGAGGACCAGCACTGGGTGAAGAGGTGATGGAGTCGAGGTTTCCAATGTTCTAGAAGATATTGTTCATTAAATGGTTGGAGAATGTGCTTATTGTGCTTATTGTGAGAATGTGCTTTATTTTTGTATaattaaaaaaaacttttgacccctttttctccacaattccgtggtatccaattggtagttacagtcttatctcatcgctgcaactcccgtacggactcaggagaggcaaaggccaagagccatgcatcctctgaaacacgacaaaaccaagccacactgcttcttgacacaatgcctgctTTACCCGGAAggcagccacaccaatgtgtcagaggaaacactgtacacctggcgaccgtgtcagcgtgcatgctcccagcccgccacaggagtcaatCTAGCGCGATGGGAgaaggacatccctgccagccaaaccctcccctaacccgaccaattgtgcgccaccccatgggtctcacggTCGCGACAGAGCCTgtactcgaaccaggatctctagtgccttagaccactgcgccactcgggataaTGTGCCTATTCTTTGCAGATGGTTAGAACATTGGAGAATGAGATTTTTCTGGCATTCACTTAAAACCTGTCCGCGATTTCTTCGAGCTAACACAATAAATATACTTAATGAACAGACAATCTATCAAACATGAAAAACATTTGGAATAAtacaaattaaaaataaaatgtttccaAAAAACAAATAAGGTATATTGTTCCATACATCATGAtacttcttcctcttcctcaggcTCCGTCCTGGTTTGGACAGTTGCAGTCAATGAGTCATCTTCACCTTCCTCAACCTTGTCATGTCTCCTCGTCTTGGAAGATACCGATACAGTCTGGAATCATACAGACATTATTACAGTATCATTACATAGAAACCAGTGGCTAATGAGAAATCTAATTCGTAAGTTTAGTCACAAAACAATGGAGGACAGTGAAATACATATGTAGcaacttaatttgatcacccagtTGAGGGAACTGGAAAACTTCCCTGCAATGTAGGACATTTaacacttgtagtgtatttgatgttTAAAAAATCTTCAAAAGTTTGCAGTTTCCACTTTGAAATTCCAGATTAGATTTTCctcatgaaaaatgtatcaacccttacAAAAATGTCTATGAATTATAATTTTCATAATAACTCACATTTCCTGTTACTGAacgattattttcctgctgtagcaaactgactcaaattaagatcctacatctgtaactaCTCACTACTCACAGCATACCTGTTCTGGTGCCTTGGCCACGAATGAACTCCTGGAAAATATAGTCCaggaaaataaaatatattaacTTGAGCAAAATCAATATATGATCATCTAATGCAAATGCATTCTTTTCACAATGCAAAATCAGTTCATGATATTACAGTAGTTGATATTACCAAGTAAATTGTCTGTATTTGCACCGGTACCATATGAGTGCAGCCGCAGCAACAATCAGACAGAGAATGACAACGAGTAGAACCCAACAGGCAGCAGAGGActctgtgaggagagaggagatacagtTAATATAAGGAACAGTCTGTATTTATAATTACATGTAATCATGTTGCCCAAGCAACCATCATGGCTCCAATGCAAAAACTTTCCTGCAGAAAACAAAGAGATAATACCAGGTTATAAGACACGTACATATACAGTAAGAGATATGTGTGTATCATGACCATCTTAGTTAGTGGTTATACAGTACCTTCCCATAGAAAGGGTAATGAGGCCATACGTCTGATATTAACACATGCAGTGAAAGATAAGTGAACATCTGGCTCAACTTTGTTATCCATGCTACAACACATTTCTCAACCTCATATGTGTTTTATATGTATGCCAGGAATGCCAATATTCTTGCCAGGCAAAATTCCCTATGGGACAATAAAGTATTCAATATATCAATCAATCATATAACAACTATAAGCATCTTATAAAACAGCATAAGCAACTAGTTAAGCAACCAGGTGCTTCTCACCAGAGGATGTGTGTACATAGAGGGAGCCAGTGGCTCGTCCGTAGGGGTTGGAGGCCTGACAGACATAGAGACCATTCAGCTCAGAGCTGAGACTGAGGAGGTGCAGTTTGTCTCCCTCGGCTCTCACTGAAGACCCAGGCCATGGCTGGACcactctgggagagagagagagaggaggagaagggctttgtgtgagtgtgtgtgagataggCAAAGGCATCATTTGACTACCAGCATAATATATGAACATACTGAAGCTTCAAGATAATCTGTTTCATATGTTTAAACAAGTGTacctaacatttacatttaaactgGTTTGAACTAGTTTACATAGGAGTCAGTACCTGCTCCAGGTGTAGTTGGGGTGTGGGTTGCTGTCTGCTACACAAAGGAAGACTGTGGCTTTAGAGGCCTCACTAAGGGTAATGTTCACTGACTGAGGTGGatctgagatagagagagaaatggttaCAGTTACTGCAGATATAGAATGTAAATAGACCTACACACTCATACCAAGACAGACCCATAACAATGACACTACAGGCTCTGAGCAGTGGGCAGGGGTGAAACTTTAATCCACAGATGAGGCAACACTAAGAATTTTGTTTGTGAACCTGGTCTTCCTTCATTTCAGTTTGATAGATGACTTACAGTAGAGCAGTACAATGAAAGTGGGTTAAGGTCAAAACCACTTGTGTGCCtcagtgtaggatagtggtagtgtaggacagtggtagtagaatatatttacagtggatgtttatgctGTAGTTGTAGGTCTTCTCTGTTACCAGGGCAGACTGGTTGACCACACACTGGACCTGCTGCTGATTGGCTGCCTTGGTTGGTACCCCGAGCAGGTGGCTGAGTACTGTGGTGGTGCCATTGGTGTGCTGGGTGGAGTTGGTCACCGTCCTCAACAAACTGCCGAATTCACCTGTCTTCCATGTCACTTCTGCCTGTGGCTTGGCACCAGCAGCCACGCAGGTTGACAAGACAACCTCATTCTCCCCAATGACAGGAGCAACATCAACTGTCACACTCACTACTGGAGGAACTATGACCAGAACACAAACCAACAGAGAACATAAAACATGAACAAGTCAATAATTATAAATGTGGAACTATACATGAAAGaacaacccaaacacacacagcccgTCATGTGAAACGTGTTCAAATGCTCATGTCACATGACCAACACACTTTAAATAAACCCTTTCATGTTCTCTATCTGGCCAATTGGAATATACATCATTAGTAGCTATACATTTACTGTATTGTAGGTTTGGTCAAATCCAGTTAATAGGTTTTAGCTCACCCTGATGAGAGGTACCTGCACCTGAGGTATTACGTTTCACACATATCACTAAAGCGGTTTTTAATTTTCAGCAGTTCCACTGAAAAGCAATCACTGCCCAGTGATTATGCCGTTAAGGGATGCtgtatatagtggtgtatatATTCCAACATCTGTTCCACCATTAGGTAAACTATTAATGTCCGTGCTCTCCTGGTTACAGCTTGAGTAAGAGGATACACTCTTAGGAAAAAGGCACTAAATGCAACAATATAGTGTTTTTTGGTTTGTCTCCATATGGGAACCCTTCTTGGTGCTAGGTAGAACCCTTGGAAGAGGGCCCTCTATGTAAACTGCTTCCATAGAAGGCTGCTTCCATGTactgtcacatacaccagatgtgcagtgaaatgtgttttttATAGGGTCAGCAATAGTAGTACAGCACCACtggaaattagggttaagtgtttTGCTCAAgcgcacatcaacagatttttcactttgttggctcaggtattcaaaccagctaccttttcggttactggcccaatgctctaaccttaCTTATATCTTTGAAGGAATCCTTCCACCAACCTTATTAGCCTTTCAAATTAAACTCTTTATGACAAggcattacatacagtatatatcatAAAGCCTTTCTTTGAGTGCCTAGTTAAACCCTAAAAAGGAAACTCATGCTTTACAGGctacatcaggcctgcaagtcacattatgctggcttggaAAGTAATGTGTAATTGCTATTGGAGTCCAGCCACTGAGGATGTAAAACAATTGCAACTTTTAATCACCCGCAacttgcattcagaatgactgccagggtagACTGATAAATAAGACTACCTAAATCATCTGAACTGGAATAACTTTCTCAGTAATGGGTGTAATAAATCCAacttgcattcagaatgactgccagggtagACTGATAAATAAGACTACCTAAATCATCTGAACTGGAATAACTTTCTCAGTAATGGGTGCAATAAATCAAACTTGTAACAAATTGGATTCGTTTTGAAAAATACATGTTATTTATCTTAGTGTAGCATAATATTAATATACTAATCACTGGActtgcaaaaacacagatattgaaataaaaaaataaaaaatctaccTCCAATAGAGCACGTtgagaaatatgataatgatgggcgtGGTTGAGTGTTTTACTCTACACCagaaataatatatatacagtgtcttcagaaagtgttAACAAATAGAaatatatttcctgagctttttTAAATCTTCCAGATATATTCTTTGACTGTCTTTTTTACCATTAgtgaatgtgtttctatgggctatagtagtaaaagGCACAGATTGTATGTACAAATATTACCATATACTGTACGTACAGtttaaaacatgttttgaaaATTCATCAGATCACTGGAACTCCTGATGttaaagtttaaaaaaacattATAATAATACAATGAAAGTCTTATAAAAAAATCAGTAGGGTTCCATGTCCTTTCTTGCCTTCCAAGGAATCATTAAAGAACCCTTTCTTCCAAAAACTGTTAAGATAAGGTTAAATGTAGAATCCTATCCCTCTGGAAAGAACTCCTTTGGAACTATTATTTCTAAGTGTAGGGAAGATGGATTTTCCATGGCAATTTAAAACCTGTAGATGAGGTCTCTGACTCTTGCTTCATTTGAATAATGAACCTACCTCTTTAGAATGAAATGGCTgccatttttgtatttatttatgtaaAAAGTATACTCGGTAATACCAGACTTTATATGGGCTTATAAAATTTGAAGAATAGAAAAGAAAGTTTTCCATCTTCCTAAGTCTGAGGGTTGCTTTAACCTTCCAGACTTGGAATTGTATCAGCACGCTAGACAAGGCTTTTACTTGCGACATATAAATGCACTAAAGAGGAACAATGGGTTGGCTACATATTGAAGATGCACATGTTCATCAACAGAATCTTTTCACGGGTCTATTTGCAAAGGCTAAAGCtaagaacattaacaacttcatagttaagaataTGAAAAAAATTAAACATTTTACAAAAACCAATATCACTCCCTAAAAACACAAACTTATGGAACAATGCTGGATACTGTAAgggttatcctcctcctcttcatctgaggaggagaagcgaaaaggatcggaggaccactGCGCAGCGTGggaagtgtccatggttgttgaTTTAagaaaacataaactgaacactatgaatacaaaaataataaacgtgaaacgaacgaaaaccgaaacagtaccgtgtgttgaaaaacacagacacggatacaaacacccacaaaacaacagtgaaacccaggctacctaagtatgaatctcaatcagagacaactaacggcacctgcctctgattgagaaccatactaggccgaacacagaaaaccaacctagaaacacaaaacatacaatgcccacccaactcacgtcctgaccaaccaaaacaaacaaataacacaagaactagggtcagaacgtgacagatacCTTTTCAGAAACACAATCTTATGGAACAGTCCTTGGGTAGCTTTTCAGAATTCATCGATAAATAGCCCcacatggaaaactaaaggcaTAGAAACCATAAATTACTTGGTAATAGGAAATACATTCATTTCCATGACCGCTTTAAAAAGCAATTTTGCGTTGACCAATGTCGATATTTAAAAATAAATGCAACTGAAAAGTTCTATTTCACAACATTTCAATTAGAAATCTTTTGGACATCAGAGCTATTTTGAGGGAATCAATCCTATGAGTCAGAAAAGGATGTTCATATGATTGGTAAGTTTtacaaaaccttgcagagagcctTTTCAACAGACAATATACACTTTTGGAAGATTTTAAATAACTGAtattggcacaagatggagggaagGTTGGAACATAACTAACGAGATTACAGTTAACAAAAATCTACACTTAATCtagtataaataaaataaaataaattaaatacaggtCACAAAATTCACAAATTTTACCGCACAACAACAGTCATGTCTGAAGTGTAAAACTACTAATGACTCAATAATTCATGCTTTCTGGGAATGTTACAAAAATAAAAAGAAATGGGCAGAGTTGGAAAGATGCAGAGGTACTGCAATGTAAAGATACTATTAATTTGTCCGTCTGTATATTTCAAGACATGACATATGAGGGTGCAATGAGATACCCGATGGGTTAGGACAATACTCTTCTCATCAATAATCTTTAAGAAAAAGAAAACATACAAAACACAAGCTGGAAATAAGACAATCCTCAGTTTTTCACGAAATGGAAAGTTCAAATGCtttattaatttttttaaaaTTGAAAGAGCGTGGGCGACGGAGAAACAAAATCGTACTGTTTGAAGCCATGTGGCAGAAGGTGTTACGTGTGCTGAAAATAGGGGTGGAGGCTAGTGGGTCTGGCGGGTGTGCTGTAGATGTTTGTCTGTATGATgtagatgtctgtctgtgtgctgtagaTGTTTGTCTGTGTGCTGTAGATGTTTGTATGTATGATGTAGATGTTTGTCTGTATGATGTAGATGTTTGTCTGTGTGCTGTAGATGTTTGTATGTATGATGTAGATGTTTGTCTGTATGATgtagatgtctgtctgtgtgctgtagatgtctgtctgtgtgctgtagatgtctgtctgtgtgctgtagaTGTTTGTCTGTGTGCTGTAGATGTTTGTCTGTGTGCTGTAGATGTTTGTATGTATGATGTAGATGTTTGTCTGTATGATgtagatgtctgtctgtgtgctgtagatgtctgtctgtgtgctgtagatgtctgtctgtgtgctgtagatgtctgtctgtgtgctgtagaTGTTTGTCTGTATGATgtagatgtctgtctgtgtgctgtagaTGTTTGTCTGTATGATgtagatgtctgtctgtgtgctgtagaTGTTTGTCTGTATGATgtagatgtctgtctgtgtgctgtagaTGTTTGtctgtatgatgtagttgtttgtCTGTTTTGTATTGTTGATAAAAGAACAAATAAAatcttgtaaaaaaaataaaaaatgtaccaACCAATTTTTTAGCTGTCGAGTGTTGGTTATCACACGCAGTCTTTCTAGACTTCAAAAGTAGAAACAATGCTGCAAAGAGTGAAGAAAGAGTTCTTACCTAGCACAGTCAGACGTATCTCTGTATTGTATGCTCCACTGGGGAAAACACTGAAGATACATGTGAAGGTGCCTTCATCAAGCAGTCTGACAGCAGTTATTCTAATAGATCCAAGGTTTTCTGATGGGTTCCCAATAAACTGGACTCTACCTGTCAATCCATTCGGTGAAATAAATTTAGTAACCCCGTTGGGATTAATCACCATAAAATTATGGTTCTGTGTTTCTTCCAAAG containing:
- the LOC115122829 gene encoding nectin-4-like isoform X1, yielding MLRELCCVILLIVQRDTESTRVIGGWRTVVLGQDVDLFCRLIETDGELEQITWQKSTLEETQNHNFMVINPNGVTKFISPNGLTGRVQFIGNPSENLGSIRITAVRLLDEGTFTCIFSVFPSGAYNTEIRLTVLVPPVVSVTVDVAPVIGENEVVLSTCVAAGAKPQAEVTWKTGEFGSLLRTVTNSTQHTNGTTTVLSHLLGVPTKAANQQQVQCVVNQSALVTEKTYNYSINIHYPPQSVNITLSEASKATVFLCVADSNPHPNYTWSRVVQPWPGSSVRAEGDKLHLLSLSSELNGLYVCQASNPYGRATGSLYVHTSSESSAACWVLLVVILCLIVAAAALIWYRCKYRQFTWSSFVAKAPEQTVSVSSKTRRHDKVEEGEDDSLTATVQTRTEPEEEEEVS
- the LOC115122829 gene encoding nectin-3-like isoform X3; its protein translation is MLRELCCVILLIVQRDTEIPPVVSVTVDVAPVIGENEVVLSTCVAAGAKPQAEVTWKTGEFGSLLRTVTNSTQHTNGTTTVLSHLLGVPTKAANQQQVQCVVNQSALVTEKTYNYSINIHYPPQSVNITLSEASKATVFLCVADSNPHPNYTWSRVVQPWPGSSVRAEGDKLHLLSLSSELNGLYVCQASNPYGRATGSLYVHTSSESSAACWVLLVVILCLIVAAAALIWYRCKYRQFTWSSFVAKAPEQTVSVSSKTRRHDKVEEGEDDSLTATVQTRTEPEEEEEVS
- the LOC115122829 gene encoding nectin-3-like isoform X2, with translation MLRELCCVILLIVQRDTESTRVIGGWRTVVLGQDVDLFCRLIETDGELEQITWQKSTLEETQNHNFMVINPNGVTKFISPNGLTGRVQFIGNPSENLGSIRITAVRLLDEGTFTCIFSVFPSGAYNTEIRLTVLVPPVVSVTVDVAPVIGENEVVLSTCVAAGAKPQAEVTWKTGEFGSLLRTVTNSTQHTNGTTTVLSHLLGVPTKAANQQQVQCVVNQSALVTEKTYNYSINIHYPPQSVNITLSEASKATVFLCVADSNPHPNYTWSRVVQPWPGSSVRAEGDKLHLLSLSSELNGLYVCQASNPYGRATGSLYVHTSSGNFAWQEYWHSWHTYKTHMRLRNVL